One region of Sebastes fasciatus isolate fSebFas1 chromosome 1, fSebFas1.pri, whole genome shotgun sequence genomic DNA includes:
- the kiss1 gene encoding metastasis-suppressor KiSS-1 has translation MMPRLIVALMMAALSTEVYITSGLTSTYYSEDQEILKALRDLSHASLPPSVKSSGNLPADEVHSADGKFPRAGWWISKVVLPQTIKKRQDVSSYNLNSFGLRYGKRQET, from the exons ATGATGCCACGACTCATCGTTGCTCTGATGATGGCGGCTTTGTCAACGGAGGTCTACATCACCAGCGGTTTGACATCCACCTACTACAGTGAAG ATCAGGAAATACTCAAAGCCCTGAGAGATTTAAGCCATGCATCACTACCACCATCAGTAAAGAGTTCTGGGAATTTACCTGCTGACGAGGTCCATTCAGCTGATGGAAAGTTTCCCAGAGCAGGATGGTGGATCTCAAAGGTGGTCCTCCCCCAGACTATCAAGAAGCGTCAAGATGTGTCCTCATACAACCTCAACTCCTTTGGTCTACGTTACGGAAAACGACAGGAAACCTGA
- the csf1a gene encoding macrophage colony-stimulating factor 1a isoform X1, which produces MERAISSRAERQHFQVTNSCIQFHCVFSLKLCQASGVGSYRLHFVKVHLWANDADTGLCSSLLSQLSQMNTHKLELIAKAQHLCLLLLLCLCLALGGVPGPCRHSITQDHLLNLNRLIDNQLDHGCIIIYPFIEHLDLSKVCYIKAAFPQILELLSMHFHYARNSDNRRYVNILEKVIYNLYSQGCIPEVNEEFEDSPVRFISMVESSPKEALKKARGVIQMYMSLMTESTGPVDWDCQAEYAAEEDSESTTVADTSTRDSAVLSC; this is translated from the exons ATGGAGAGGGCTATAAGCAGCAGAGCTGAGCGACAGCACTTTCAAGTCACAAACAGCTGTATACAGTTTCATTGTGTCTTCAGCCTCAAGCTCTGCCAAGCATCTGGAGTGGGATCCTACAGACTTCACTTTGTCAAAGTCCACCTCTGGGCCAATGACGCTGACACTGGACTTTGTTCTTCTCTGCTCTCCCAGCTCAGccagatgaacacacacaagcTAGAACTTATAGCCAAG GCTCAGCATCTGTGCTTGTTGTTACTCCTGTGCTTGTGCCTGGCGTTGGGTGGCGTCCCCGGTCCATGCCGACATTCGATAACCCAGGATCATCTTCTGAACCTTAATCGCCTG ATTGACAATCAGTTGGATCATGGCTGTATTATAATCTATCCATTCATTGAACATCTGGATTTG AGTAAAGTCTGTTACATCAAAGCAGCCTTCCCACAAATCCTGGAGCTTCTGAGCATGCATTTCCATTATGCCAGGAATTCAGATAACAGAAGATATGTCAACATCTTGGAAAAGGTTATCTACAATCTCTATTCTCAAGGATGCATACCTGAAGTCAATGAAGAGTTTGAG GACAGCCCGGTGCGGTTCATAAGCATGGTAGAAAGCTCTCCTAAGGaggctttgaaaaaggccaGAGGTGTCATCCAGATGTATATGAGCCTGATGACAGAGAGTACAGGCCCTGTGGACTGGGACTGTCAGGCAGAGTATGCTGCTGAGGAGGATTCAGAATCGACCACTGTCGCTGACACCAGCACCAGAG ACTCTGCTGTCCTGTCCTGCTGA
- the csf1a gene encoding macrophage colony-stimulating factor 1a isoform X2: MAQHLCLLLLLCLCLALGGVPGPCRHSITQDHLLNLNRLIDNQLDHGCIIIYPFIEHLDLSKVCYIKAAFPQILELLSMHFHYARNSDNRRYVNILEKVIYNLYSQGCIPEVNEEFEDSPVRFISMVESSPKEALKKARGVIQMYMSLMTESTGPVDWDCQAEYAAEEDSESTTVADTSTRDSAVLSC, encoded by the exons ATG GCTCAGCATCTGTGCTTGTTGTTACTCCTGTGCTTGTGCCTGGCGTTGGGTGGCGTCCCCGGTCCATGCCGACATTCGATAACCCAGGATCATCTTCTGAACCTTAATCGCCTG ATTGACAATCAGTTGGATCATGGCTGTATTATAATCTATCCATTCATTGAACATCTGGATTTG AGTAAAGTCTGTTACATCAAAGCAGCCTTCCCACAAATCCTGGAGCTTCTGAGCATGCATTTCCATTATGCCAGGAATTCAGATAACAGAAGATATGTCAACATCTTGGAAAAGGTTATCTACAATCTCTATTCTCAAGGATGCATACCTGAAGTCAATGAAGAGTTTGAG GACAGCCCGGTGCGGTTCATAAGCATGGTAGAAAGCTCTCCTAAGGaggctttgaaaaaggccaGAGGTGTCATCCAGATGTATATGAGCCTGATGACAGAGAGTACAGGCCCTGTGGACTGGGACTGTCAGGCAGAGTATGCTGCTGAGGAGGATTCAGAATCGACCACTGTCGCTGACACCAGCACCAGAG ACTCTGCTGTCCTGTCCTGCTGA
- the optc gene encoding opticin has product MLELRMSLQSVMMALALVLVFMGPDPNMAAPPGKPDDEPFDLENYDLNNEMDWENLDVNVYGDSYDYDDLDQEIEVGNVAPDTPSAPNQPTSEHYEEEVTLPTLPPAPVTLDFKGPGLFGPETGLGMPTCLLCVCIGGSVYCDDMGLDQIPLLPKDTTHFYSRFNTIRHVKNTDFINLNKLRSIDLTGNQISGMDEDVFRSLPQLQELLLADNNLRAMPELPITMKRIDLRNNRLISHGVHSEGFKDMSQLEFLYLSNNNLDYIPTPLPLSLRVLHLQNNNILTLHEDTFCNRHDRYFIRHNLEDIRLDGNPLNINLFAQAYVCLPRLPVGNH; this is encoded by the exons ATGTTGGAGCTGAGGATGTCTCTGCAATCTGTGATGATGGCTCTTGCCTTGGTCCTCGTCTTCATGGGCCCCGACCCTAACATGGCAGCACCTCCAGGCAAGCCAGATGATGAACCTTTTGACCTGGAGAACTACGACCTGAACAACGAGATGGACTGGGAGAACCTGGACGTCAACGTTTATGGAGACAGTTATGATTATGATGACTTGGACCAAGAG ATTGAGGTGGGCAATGTAGCACCAGACACCCCCTCAGCACCCAACCAGCCCACATCTGAACACTACGAGGAGGAGGTGACCCTGCCCACCCTGCCACCAGCCCCCGTCACCCTGGACTTCAAGGGACCAGGTCTCTTTGGCCCTGAGACTGGCCTGG GTATGCCTACCtgtctactgtgtgtgtgcattggtGGGAGTGTGTACTGTGATGACATGGGCCTGGATCAGATCCCGCTCCTGCCCAAAGACACCACCCATTTTTACAGCCGCTTCAACACGATCCGACACGTCAAGAACACAGACTTCATCAACCTCA ATAAACTCCGGTCCATCGATCTAACAGGGAACCAGATCTCAGGGATGGATGAGGATGTGTTTCGCTCTCTGCCGCAGCTCCAGGAGCTCCTATTGGCTGATAACAACCTGCGGGCTATGCCTGAGCTGCCAATCACCATGAAACGCATTGATCTACGTAACAACAGGCTGATCAGTCATGGGGTACATTCTGAGGGATTCAAG GATATGAGCCAGCTGGAATTCCTCTATCTGTCCAACAATAACCTGGATTACATTCCAACACCACTACCACTGAGCCTGAGAGTGTTACACCTGCAG AATAACAACATCCTGACTTTGCATGAGGACACCTTTTGTAACCGCCATGATCGCTACTTCATCCGCCACAACCTGGAGGATATCCGTCTGGATGGCAACCCCCTGAACATCAACCTGTTCGCCCAGGCCTACGTCTGCCTGCCACGCCTGCCCGTAGGGAATCATTGA